Within Celeribacter marinus, the genomic segment TTACGCCCGCCCCCACCCAAAGGAAAGAGCCAAGGGATGCGGCGCAATGTTGCAGGTGGCGCGCCTCATGCGGCCAGTCTGCGGCCAGTCTGAGCACAAGGGAAAACCCCGCGCGGAAATCCACACGGGGTCTCGTGATAGTCTAGATCGAAAAAGACGGCTTAAGCAGCGACTGTTGCTTTAGCGATGTCTTTTTTGATTTTCAGCGCAGCATCGGAAAGCTCAACGTCTTTGGCTTTCGCAAGGAACGCGTCGAGGCCACCACGGTGGTCTACGGTGCGCAATGCAGCAGCAGAGATTTTCAGTTTAAACGTGCGGCCGAGTGCTTCGGACATCAACGATACATCGTTGAGGTTCGGCA encodes:
- the rpmB gene encoding 50S ribosomal protein L28, which produces MARRCELTGKGPMTGNNVSHAKNRTRRRFLPNLNDVSLMSEALGRTFKLKISAAALRTVDHRGGLDAFLAKAKDVELSDAALKIKKDIAKATVAA